A window from Triticum aestivum cultivar Chinese Spring chromosome 6D, IWGSC CS RefSeq v2.1, whole genome shotgun sequence encodes these proteins:
- the LOC123144722 gene encoding glucose-6-phosphate 1-dehydrogenase, cytoplasmic isoform — protein sequence MSGGSDVSSPSSGRISTSSLSDLKDLELSSESGCLSIVVLGASGDLAKKKTFPALFNLFQQGFIQSGEVHIFGYARSDISDEGLRERIRGYLKGASDEHLSQFLQLIKYVSGSYDNGAGFELLNKTISENETSENNQPGNSRRLFYLALPPSVYPSVCKMIRSYCMTPSSHTGWTRVIVEKPFGKDLDSAEELSAQLGELFDEEQLYRIDHYLGKELVQNLLVLRFANRFFLPLWNRDNIDNVQIVFREDFGTDGRGGYFDQYGIIRDIIQNHLLQVFCLVAMEKPVSLSPEHIRDEKVKVLQSVSCINHDEVVLGQYDGYKDDPTVPNESNTPTFASVVLRVHNERWDGVPFVLKAGKALSSKKAEIRVQFKDAPGDIFRCKKQGRNEFVIRLQPSEAMYMKLTVKKPGLEMATEQSELDLSYGLRYQDVKIPEAYERLILDTIRGDQQHFVRRDELKAAWEIFTPLLHDIDAGRLKALPYQPGTRGPLEADELSKRMGYVPTLGYVWAPPTLAKF from the exons ATGTCAGGAGGATCGGATGTATCTTCACCATCATCGGGACGAATTAGCACGAGTTCTTTGTCAGACTTGAAGGACTTGGAGCTTTCTTCAGAGTCTGGCTGCTTGTCCATTGTTGTACTAGGTGCTTCTGGGGACCTTGCTAAAAAGAAAACTTTTCCAGCACTCTTCAACCTTTTTCAACAG GGATTTATACAATCTGGAGAAGTCCATATATTTGGGTATGCAAGATCAGATATATCTGATGAAGGGTTAAGAGAACGCATTCGTGG ATATCTCAAAGGAGCTTCAGATGAACATCTTTCACAATTTTTGCAATTA ATTAAGTATGTTAGTGGTTCATATGATAATGGGGCAGGATTTGAATTGCTAAACAAGACAATCTCTGAGAATGAAACATCAGAGAACAACCAACCAGGAAACTCCCGAAGACTATTTTATTTGGCATTACCTCCTTCAGTGTACCCCTCAGTATGCAAAATGATAAGATCATATTGCATGACTCCAT CCTCTCATACTGGTTGGACAAGGGTTATTGTTGAAAAGCCCTTCGGAAAGGATTTAGACTCTGCTGAGGAATTGAGTGCCCAACTTGGAGAGCTTTTCGATGAAGAACAACTATATAGAATTGACCACTATTTAGGAAAGGAGTTGGTCCAAAACTTG CTCGTGCTTCGCTTTGCAAACCGCTTTTTTCTGCCCCTCTGGAATCGTGATAACATTGATAACGTACAG ATTGTATTCCGGGAGGACTTCGGAACTGATGGACGTGGAGGATATTTTGATCAATATGG TATCATTCGGGATATCATTCAGAACCATTTGCTGCAG GTCTTTTGTTTGGTAGCCATGGAAAAGCCTGTCTCTCTTAGTCCTGAGCACATAAGAGATGAGAAAGTCAAG GTTCTGCAATCAGTGAGCTGTATAAACCATGACGAGGTAGTCCTTGGGCAATATGATGGCTACAAGGATGATCCGACAGTGCCAAATGAATCCAACACGCCTACTTTTGCGTCCGTTGTACTGAGGGTACACAATGAGAGATGGGATG GAGTTCCTTTCGTCCTTAAGGCTGGTAAAGCACTAAGCTCTAAGAAAGCAGAGATACGTGTGCAGTTCAAGGATGCTCCGGGCGATATTTTTAGAT GCAAGAAACAAGGAAGAAATGAATTTGTCATACGCCTGCAGCCATCGGAAGCCATGTATATGAAATTAACT GTAAAGAAACCAGGGCTCGAAATGGCAACAGAACAGAGCGAACTGGATTTATCCTATGGGCTACGGTACCAAGATGTAAAAATCCCAGAAGCGTACGAGCGTCTTATCTTGGACAC GATAAGAGGTGACCAGCAGCACTTTGTTCGCCGAGATGAGCTCAAG GCTGCCTGGGAGATCTTCACTCCTTTGTTGCACGACATCGATGCTGGCAGGCTCAAGGCTCTGCCATACCAACCGGGAACCCGGGGTCCTCTGGAGGCCGATGAGTTGAGCAAGAGGATGGGGTACGTGCCGACTCTTGGCTATGTTTGGGCACCGCCAACTCTTGCAAAGTTTTAG